Below is a window of Xyrauchen texanus isolate HMW12.3.18 chromosome 1, RBS_HiC_50CHRs, whole genome shotgun sequence DNA.
GAAACTTGGTAGCCCAGTTAATAAGCCTTCAATCACTGtgatttcacattttcaaaagcaTGTGATTAATATTTCAAGTAACAGTCAACACAATACACTAAACATACAGATGTGATTAACACCAAATATAATAGAAAGcattaaattatgagcaaatgtatgaaaaatatacaataaCATTCAGTGAAATATGATAACATATCAGTACAAGGGAAGACAAACAATCGAAAAACACAAAAGGCAACAAAACTAGTTCAGTGAAATTCCAAAGGAAAAGATAGAAATGTGTATGTACACTTGGAGGATAATCTATAGTTCTAGATCtcattacataaaaaatgcactgactgtttaaataataataaagataataataaacaaattctaCAATCAGATTTTGGGAGAGGAAGGACCAACATCCCTGCCCAAACCATTCTAGACCATTGGATCAGAGCAATGGGAAAACACCTATACTATTATTGTCTcatctgactccagtggttcatgACTCAGCGGTGCTCCATTCTGAAAGTTTCTCCATTCTGCACCAGTATCCAGAATCGCTGGACTGCATGGCACATCTATGCCCATTTCCTGTGAAGGGGGCCTAATGCATGTTTCAAACAGGACTTCAAATTTACTCTGAGACTCTCCGGGCTCTTGCCAAATCAGCAGTTCATATCTCCCAAACCGGAGAAGGGCCTTGTCATCAAGCTCTGCTCTTTCAAGGTGTCTCAGCTCAGACCCACTGACCATGAGTTTACCCTTCTGGCTCATGTTCTGAATCATAAAGCTCAAACTAGGGTTTCCGACTTTCCTATACGCCTGTATGGAGAACTGTTTTCTGGAGACACAGGTGTCATTTAGGACAAAGGTGCAGGTTTGTCCATCCCGACCAAACCTTAGTGGATCTTCAGCGTCCATTTTGTGTGGGTGATTTAGGGGAAGTTTGTGGAAGATAGGACGGCCGGCTTGATCAGGGTGGAAGAGTTGGATATGCAGACATGTGAGCAGTTCTTCCGTCTCTAGTTTACTAATCTCGTTCATTCTGGCCGATAAATGGAGATTTAGGGGGTTATTTAGGGACTTCTGTGGGGTTAAATGgagacactttacaataagcttgTGTACACTATTAAATTAGTTAATACAagagttaacatgaactaacaaaaacatgcatttactgtattttttttatcttggttAATGCACATttctaagattaataaatgctataaaaatcaTACCGGTTACATTCAGCTATTGTtacaaagacctcagaaaagatTAAGAAACAACTCGTTACGTGGCATACACTCAAGTCAGTGCATACTTCACATTTTAATTCTACTGCAAGGCAGATAAATTCAAACTACATTGGAAATGAAATAAGTACATTGAGTTTCGAAACTCATGATCATTTAA
It encodes the following:
- the LOC127651008 gene encoding TRAF-interacting protein with FHA domain-containing protein A-like, with the translated sequence MNEISKLETEELLTCLHIQLFHPDQAGRPIFHKLPLNHPHKMDAEDPLRFGRDGQTCTFVLNDTCVSRKQFSIQAYRKVGNPSLSFMIQNMSQKGKLMVSGSELRHLERAELDDKALLRFGRYELLIWQEPGESQSKFEVLFETCIRPPSQEMGIDVPCSPAILDTGAEWRNFQNGAPLSHEPLESDETIIV